Proteins encoded in a region of the Anopheles ziemanni chromosome 2, idAnoZiCoDA_A2_x.2, whole genome shotgun sequence genome:
- the LOC131286902 gene encoding uncharacterized protein LOC131286902 isoform X3, with product MIPGPSIQVCENDRVVIDVENHMEGMELTIHWHGIWQRGTQYYDGVPFVTQCPIQQGNTFRYQWTGNAGTHFWHAHTGLQKLDGLYGSIVVRQPPSRDPNSHLYDFDLTTHIMLVSDWLHEDAAERYPGRLAVNTGQDPESLLINGKGQFRDPNTGFMTNTPLEIFTITPGRRYRFRMINAFASVCPAQVTIEGHALTVIATDGEPVHPVQVNTIISFSGERYDFVITADQPVGAYWIQLRGLGECGIKRAQQLAILRYARGPYQPASPPPTYDVGLPQGVVMNPLDAQCNVERDDAICVSQLKNAKEIDRALLQEKPDVKIFLPFRFYLYRPEELFQPNTYNRFLVAPGGDHLISLIDEISYVSPPSPMLSQINDIPPEQFCNGDNRPPDCGPNCMCTHKVDIPLNAIVEVVMVDEVQQDNLSHPFHLHGHAFHVIGMGRSPDSTVKKINLRHTLDLDRRGLLNRQFNLPPLKDTIAVPNNGYVVLRFRADNPGYWLFHCHFQFHIVIGMNLVVHIGTHADLPPVPPNFPRCGNHIPPIKFN from the exons ATGATCCCCGGACCGTCGATTCAGGTGTGCGAGAACGATCGCGTCGTGATCGACGTCGAGAACCACATGGAGGGCATGGAGCTGACGATCCACTGGCACGGAATCTGGCAGCGTGGCACGCAATACTACGACGGTGTGCCGTTCGTCACACAGTGTCCCATCCAGCAGGGCAACACCTTCCG TTATCAATGGACTGGCAACGCGGGAACCCACTTCTGGCACGCCCATACCGGTCTGCAGAAGCTGGACGGTCTGTACGGTAGCATCGTCGTCCGCCAGCCACCGTCGCGCGACCCCAACTCCCACCTCTACGACTTCGATCTGACCACGCACATCATGCTGGTGAGCGACTGGCTGCACGAGGACGCGGCCGAACGCTACCCGGGCCGTCTGGCCGTCAACACCGGCCAGGATCCCGAGTCGCTGCTCATCAACGGCAAGGGCCAGTTCCGCGATCCTAACACCGGCTTCATGACCAACACGCCGCTGGAGATCTTCACCATCACGCCCGGCCGCCGCTACCGGTTCCGCATGATCAACGCGTTCGCGTCCGTCTGCCCGGCCCAGGTCACCATTGAGGGACACGCCCTGACGGTGATTGCCACCGACGGCGAGCCGGTCCATCCGGTGCAGGTTAACACCATCATCTCGTTCTCCG GAGAACGTTACGATTTCGTCATCACCGCGGACCAACCGGTCGGTGCGTACTGGATTCAGCTGCGAGGACTCGGCGAGTGCGGCATCAAGCGCGCCCAACAGTTGGCCATCCTTCGGTACGCCCGCGGACCGTACCAGCCCGCCTCCCCGCCACCCACGTACGACGTCGGTCTTCCGCAGGGTGTT GTCATGAACCCGCTCGATGCCCAGTGCAACGTCGAACGGGACGATGCCATCTGCGTCAGCCAGCTGAAGAACGCCAAGGAGATCGACCGGGCGCTGCTGCAGGAGAAGCCGGACGTGAAGATTTTCCTGCCGTTCCGCTTCTATCTCTACCGCCCGGAGGAACTGTTCCAGCCGAACACGTACAACCGTTTCCTGG TTGCACCAGGAGGAGACCACCTGATTTCGCTGATCGACGAAATCTCTTACGTATCGCCACCGTCTCCGATGCTGTCGCAGATCAACGACATCCCACCGGAGCAGTTCTGCAACGGTGACAACCGCCCGCCAGACTGCGGCCCGAACTGCATGTGCACGCACAAGGTCGACATTCCGCTGAACGCCATCGTGGAAGTCGTCATGGTCGACGAAG TACAACAAGACAATCTGAGCCATCCGTTCCATCTGCACGGACACGCGTTCCACGTCATCGGTATGGGCCGCTCGCCGGACAGCAcggtgaagaagatcaaccTGCGCCACACGCTCGACCTGGACCGACGGGGTCTGCTGAACCGACAGTTTAACCTTCCACCGCTCAAGGACACGATCGCCGTCCCCAACAATGGCTACGTGGTGCTGCGATTCCGGGCAGATAATCCCG GATATTGGTTGTTCCACTGCCACTTCCAGTTCCACATAGTGATCGGCATGAATCTGGTGGTGCACATCGGCACACATGCCGACCTTCCACCGGTGCCACCGAACTTCCCCCGCTGCGGCAACCACATACCTCCGATAAAGTTTAACTAG
- the LOC131286937 gene encoding dynein regulatory complex protein 8, producing MTDFEYSDINPANELEKRIADAFLIFDHHGNKTVDVREIGTILRFLGCVPTEADVNEVISATEFEDSNGTVHLSKFLPYVSQLIAEHKMEPAPPEKLLKAFRVLDQEGKGFVDKEYMTKLITEEGEPFTVEELEEMMAVAVDMATDKIAYELYLNQLLHEPSDSIYALADKVRNRNNR from the exons ATGACCGATTTTGAATATTCTG ACATCAACCCTGCAAACGAATTGGAAAAGCGTATTGCAGACGCATTTCTGATTTTCGATCACCACGGTAACAAAACGGTGGATGTTCGCGAAATTGGAACCATCTTGAGATTTTTAG GTTGCGTTCCCACGGAGGCCGACGTGAATGAAGTTATCTCTGCCACGGAGTTTGAAGATTCTAACGGCACCGTCCATTTATCAAAATTCCTTCCATACGTTAGCCAGTTGATTGCAGAGCATAA AATGGAACCAGCCCCGCCGGAAAAGTTGCTCAAGGCATTCCGTGTTCTGGACCAGGAAGGAAAAGGTTTTGTAGATAAAGAGTACATGACAAAGCTTATTACGGAAGAGGGAGAACCATTCACGGTGGAGGAACTTGAGGAAATGATGGCCGTGGCCGTGGATATGGCGACCGACAAAATCGCTTATGAACTGTACTTGAACCAACTTTTG CACGAACCGTCTGATAGTATTTATGCACTTGCCGACAAAGTACGAAATCGAAATAATCGCTGA
- the LOC131286902 gene encoding uncharacterized protein LOC131286902 isoform X2: protein MAIDWRNRVNIASLGMLLLVAVAAEAVRVSQHTSRRFKDESLNRDQSPASSWWSSHLTEPPSKNFYQATHGLLQTHPSVPGLKPASPSALPLSSAGTRSPTVGAPLSSGSLNSGFPSIANPNPRSPFRHLDFSTSATAELRRNPSLSAPDECARACREGEPPRICYYHFTVEYYTVLGAACQVCTPNATNTVWSHCQCVLADGVERGILTVNRMIPGPSIQVCENDRVVIDVENHMEGMELTIHWHGIWQRGTQYYDGVPFVTQCPIQQGNTFRYQWTGNAGTHFWHAHTGLQKLDGLYGSIVVRQPPSRDPNSHLYDFDLTTHIMLVSDWLHEDAAERYPGRLAVNTGQDPESLLINGKGQFRDPNTGFMTNTPLEIFTITPGRRYRFRMINAFASVCPAQVTIEGHALTVIATDGEPVHPVQVNTIISFSGERYDFVITADQPVGAYWIQLRGLGECGIKRAQQLAILRYARGPYQPASPPPTYDVGLPQGVVMNPLDAQCNVERDDAICVSQLKNAKEIDRALLQEKPDVKIFLPFRFYLYRPEELFQPNTYNRFLVAPTGDHVISLIDEISYLSAPAPLLSQYDDINPEQFCNGDNRPANCGANCMCTHKVDIPLNAIVEVVLVDEVQQPNLSHPFHLHGYAYNVIGIGRSPDSNVKKINLKHALDLDRRGLLHRQYNLPPLKDTIAVPNNGYVVLRFRADNPGFWLFHCHFLFHIVIGMNLILQVGTMADLPPVPPNFPTCGDHLPPIN from the exons ATGAATCGTTAAACCGTGATCAGAGTCCAGCCTCGTCCTGGTGGAGCTCACACCTGACCGAGCCACCGAGCAAGAACTTCTACCAGGCGACCCACGGTCTGCTGCAGACACACCCATCGGTGCCCGGTCTGAAGCCGGCCAGCCCTTCGGCGCTGCCGCTCAGCTCGGCGGGCACTCGCAGCCCCACGGTCGGCGCACCACTGTCCTCGGGCAGCCTCAACAGTGGATTTCCGTCCATTGCCAATCCCAACCCGCGGTCGCCGTTTCGCCATCTGGACTTCAGCACGAGCGCGACGGCAGAGCTTCGCCGGAACCCGAGCCTCTCGGCGCCGGACGAGTGTGCCCGGGCGTGCCGCGAGGGAGAACCGCCAAggatttgctactaccacttCACCGTCGAGTACTACACCGTACTTGGAGC TGCCTGCCAGGTCTGCACACCGAACGCTACCAATACCGTCTGGAGCCACTGTCAGTGCGTTCTGGCCGACGGTGTCGAGCGCGGTATCCTCACGGTGAACCGTATGATCCCCGGACCGTCGATTCAGGTGTGCGAGAACGATCGCGTCGTGATCGACGTCGAGAACCACATGGAGGGCATGGAGCTGACGATCCACTGGCACGGAATCTGGCAGCGTGGCACGCAATACTACGACGGTGTGCCGTTCGTCACACAGTGTCCCATCCAGCAGGGCAACACCTTCCG TTATCAATGGACTGGCAACGCGGGAACCCACTTCTGGCACGCCCATACCGGTCTGCAGAAGCTGGACGGTCTGTACGGTAGCATCGTCGTCCGCCAGCCACCGTCGCGCGACCCCAACTCCCACCTCTACGACTTCGATCTGACCACGCACATCATGCTGGTGAGCGACTGGCTGCACGAGGACGCGGCCGAACGCTACCCGGGCCGTCTGGCCGTCAACACCGGCCAGGATCCCGAGTCGCTGCTCATCAACGGCAAGGGCCAGTTCCGCGATCCTAACACCGGCTTCATGACCAACACGCCGCTGGAGATCTTCACCATCACGCCCGGCCGCCGCTACCGGTTCCGCATGATCAACGCGTTCGCGTCCGTCTGCCCGGCCCAGGTCACCATTGAGGGACACGCCCTGACGGTGATTGCCACCGACGGCGAGCCGGTCCATCCGGTGCAGGTTAACACCATCATCTCGTTCTCCG GAGAACGTTACGATTTCGTCATCACCGCGGACCAACCGGTCGGTGCGTACTGGATTCAGCTGCGAGGACTCGGCGAGTGCGGCATCAAGCGCGCCCAACAGTTGGCCATCCTTCGGTACGCCCGCGGACCGTACCAGCCCGCCTCCCCGCCACCCACGTACGACGTCGGTCTTCCGCAGGGTGTT GTCATGAACCCGCTCGATGCCCAGTGCAACGTCGAACGGGACGATGCCATCTGCGTCAGCCAGCTGAAGAACGCCAAGGAGATCGACCGGGCGCTGCTGCAGGAGAAGCCGGACGTGAAGATTTTCCTGCCGTTCCGCTTCTATCTCTACCGCCCGGAGGAACTGTTCCAGCCGAACACGTACAACCGTTTCCTGG TCGCTCCGACCGGAGACCATGTCATCTCGCTGATCGATGAGATCTCGTATCTGTCCGCACCGGCCCCACTCCTGTCGCAGTACGACGATATCAACCCGGAGCAGTTCTGCAACGGCGACAACCGACCGGCCAACTGTGGTGCCAACTGCATGTGCACCCACAAGGTCGACATCCCACTGAACGCCATCGTGGAGGTCGTCCTGGTCGACGAAG TCCAACAACCGAATCTGAGCCATCCGTTCCATCTGCACGGTTACGCGTACAACGTGATCGGTATTGGCCGCTCGCCGGACTCCAACGTGAAGAAGATCAACCTGAAGCACGCGCTCGACCTGGACCGACGCGGTCTGCTGCACCGACAGTACAATCTGCCCCCGCTCAAGGACACGATCGCCGTCCCCAACAATGGCTACGTGGTGCTGCGATTCCGTGCCGACAATCCAG GATTCTGGCTATTCCATTGTCACTTCCTGTTCCACATCGTGATAGGAATGAACCTGATCCTGCAGGTCGGCACGATGGCCGATCTGCCGCCGGTGCCACCGAACTTCCCGACGTGCGGCGATCATCTGCCACCGATCAACTGA
- the LOC131286926 gene encoding INO80 complex subunit B, with protein sequence MGKKKDFYAEKDGKNNYYSHKKHKKHKKHKKVRSQPELQTYEMVEEQALDETVEVVEEIEYMEADPEPEIITEIEAEVHTTIDTSECQPDLLDDSTQQMQPQKVVSPGKSPAAMSKVQKKGRKRGRDSGTSSEEERWLDAIESGKLEEVDDELKKIKPKDPKLMTARQRAMYERSSDKEPAPGSELLMSLPTGYKEKVMTAEAIQKAQLKSQKRKQMADEKREKDKKKTMERLLKKQDSKSVKAIKNRPVKEKVPMITYMNTVEGASISLPPDVDFPLQPQAPKEPPKPTLCAIPDCKNIKRYNCSRTNTPLCSFKCYKANIEAIKRIIC encoded by the exons ATGGGCAAAAAGAAAGATTTTTACGCTGAAAAAGATGGTAAGAACAATTATTA TTCACacaagaaacacaaaaaacacaaaaagcacaaaaaggTACGCAGTCAACCGGAGCTGCAAACCTACGAGATGGTGGAGGAACAGGCCTTGGACGAAACCGTCGAAGTCGTAGAAGAAATTGAATATATGGAGGCTGATCCAGAACCTGAAATCATAACGGAAATAGAAGCGGAAGTACACACCACAATTGACACCAGTGAGTGCCAGCCGGATCTGTTGGACGATTCAACTCAGCAAATGCAACCCCAGAAAGTTGTATCCCCGGGCAAGTCACCGGCTGCCATGAGCAAAGTGCAGAAAAAGGGCCGCAAAAGAGGACGCGATAGTGGGACGTCGAGCGAGGAGGAACGCTGGCTGGACGCAATCGAATCCGGCAAGCTGGAGGAAGTTGACGATgagttgaaaaaaatcaaaccgaaAGATCCCAAGCTCATGACGGCCAGACAACGGGCAATGTACGAGCGTAGTTCCGACAAGGAACCTGCTCCCGGATCGGAACTGCTAATGTCCCTCCCGACGGGATATAAAGAGAAGGTTATGACAGCGGAAGCGATACAAAAGGCGCAGCTAAAGTCGCAAAAACGCAAACAGATGGCGGATGAGAAGAGAGAGaaggacaaaaagaaaaccatggAACGGTTGCTAAAAAAGCAGGATTCCAAATCGGTGAAAGCAATCAAGAATCGACCAGTCAAAGAAAAGGTGCCGATGATTACTTACATGAATACggtcgaaggtgcttcgatctCGTTGCCGCCGGACGTTGATTTCCCACTGCAACCACAAGCACCAAAAGAACCTCCTAAGCCCACCCTGTGCGCCATTCCCGACtgtaaaaacattaaacgCTACAACTGTTCGAGAACAAACACGCCTTTGTGCAGCTTCAAATGCTATAAAGCAAATATTGAGGCAATAAAGAGGATCATTTGTTGA
- the LOC131286902 gene encoding uncharacterized protein LOC131286902 isoform X1, translating to MAIDWRNRVNIASLGMLLLVAVAAEAVRVSQHTSRRFKDESLNRDQSPASSWWSSHLTEPPSKNFYQATHGLLQTHPSVPGLKPASPSALPLSSAGTRSPTVGAPLSSGSLNSGFPSIANPNPRSPFRHLDFSTSATAELRRNPSLSAPDECARACREGEPPRICYYHFTVEYYTVLGAACQVCTPNATNTVWSHCQCVLADGVERGILTVNRMIPGPSIQVCENDRVVIDVENHMEGMELTIHWHGIWQRGTQYYDGVPFVTQCPIQQGNTFRYQWTGNAGTHFWHAHTGLQKLDGLYGSIVVRQPPSRDPNSHLYDFDLTTHIMLVSDWLHEDAAERYPGRLAVNTGQDPESLLINGKGQFRDPNTGFMTNTPLEIFTITPGRRYRFRMINAFASVCPAQVTIEGHALTVIATDGEPVHPVQVNTIISFSGERYDFVITADQPVGAYWIQLRGLGECGIKRAQQLAILRYARGPYQPASPPPTYDVGLPQGVVLNPLDAVCNIPRPDAICVSNLRNAKKADKAVLSERPDVKIFLPFRFYFYRVEELFTPNTYNKFLVAPGGDHLISLIDEISYVSPPSPMLSQINDIPPEQFCNGDNRPPDCGPNCMCTHKVDIPLNAIVEVVMVDEVQQDNLSHPFHLHGHAFHVIGMGRSPDSTVKKINLRHTLDLDRRGLLNRQFNLPPLKDTIAVPNNGYVVLRFRADNPGYWLFHCHFQFHIVIGMNLVVHIGTHADLPPVPPNFPRCGNHIPPIKFN from the exons ATGAATCGTTAAACCGTGATCAGAGTCCAGCCTCGTCCTGGTGGAGCTCACACCTGACCGAGCCACCGAGCAAGAACTTCTACCAGGCGACCCACGGTCTGCTGCAGACACACCCATCGGTGCCCGGTCTGAAGCCGGCCAGCCCTTCGGCGCTGCCGCTCAGCTCGGCGGGCACTCGCAGCCCCACGGTCGGCGCACCACTGTCCTCGGGCAGCCTCAACAGTGGATTTCCGTCCATTGCCAATCCCAACCCGCGGTCGCCGTTTCGCCATCTGGACTTCAGCACGAGCGCGACGGCAGAGCTTCGCCGGAACCCGAGCCTCTCGGCGCCGGACGAGTGTGCCCGGGCGTGCCGCGAGGGAGAACCGCCAAggatttgctactaccacttCACCGTCGAGTACTACACCGTACTTGGAGC TGCCTGCCAGGTCTGCACACCGAACGCTACCAATACCGTCTGGAGCCACTGTCAGTGCGTTCTGGCCGACGGTGTCGAGCGCGGTATCCTCACGGTGAACCGTATGATCCCCGGACCGTCGATTCAGGTGTGCGAGAACGATCGCGTCGTGATCGACGTCGAGAACCACATGGAGGGCATGGAGCTGACGATCCACTGGCACGGAATCTGGCAGCGTGGCACGCAATACTACGACGGTGTGCCGTTCGTCACACAGTGTCCCATCCAGCAGGGCAACACCTTCCG TTATCAATGGACTGGCAACGCGGGAACCCACTTCTGGCACGCCCATACCGGTCTGCAGAAGCTGGACGGTCTGTACGGTAGCATCGTCGTCCGCCAGCCACCGTCGCGCGACCCCAACTCCCACCTCTACGACTTCGATCTGACCACGCACATCATGCTGGTGAGCGACTGGCTGCACGAGGACGCGGCCGAACGCTACCCGGGCCGTCTGGCCGTCAACACCGGCCAGGATCCCGAGTCGCTGCTCATCAACGGCAAGGGCCAGTTCCGCGATCCTAACACCGGCTTCATGACCAACACGCCGCTGGAGATCTTCACCATCACGCCCGGCCGCCGCTACCGGTTCCGCATGATCAACGCGTTCGCGTCCGTCTGCCCGGCCCAGGTCACCATTGAGGGACACGCCCTGACGGTGATTGCCACCGACGGCGAGCCGGTCCATCCGGTGCAGGTTAACACCATCATCTCGTTCTCCG GAGAACGTTACGATTTCGTCATCACCGCGGACCAACCGGTCGGTGCGTACTGGATTCAGCTGCGAGGACTCGGCGAGTGCGGCATCAAGCGCGCCCAACAGTTGGCCATCCTTCGGTACGCCCGCGGACCGTACCAGCCCGCCTCCCCGCCACCCACGTACGACGTCGGTCTTCCGCAGGGTGTT GTTCTAAACCCGCTCGATGCCGTCTGCAACATTCCCCGACCGGATGCGATCTGCGTTAGCAACCTGCGGAACGCCAAGAAGGCCGACAAGGCCGTCCTCTCCGAGCGGCCCGACGTGAAGATTTTCCTACCGTTCCGGTTCTACTTCTACCGCGTCGAGGAGCTGTTCACGCCGAACACGTACAACAAATTTTTGG TTGCACCAGGAGGAGACCACCTGATTTCGCTGATCGACGAAATCTCTTACGTATCGCCACCGTCTCCGATGCTGTCGCAGATCAACGACATCCCACCGGAGCAGTTCTGCAACGGTGACAACCGCCCGCCAGACTGCGGCCCGAACTGCATGTGCACGCACAAGGTCGACATTCCGCTGAACGCCATCGTGGAAGTCGTCATGGTCGACGAAG TACAACAAGACAATCTGAGCCATCCGTTCCATCTGCACGGACACGCGTTCCACGTCATCGGTATGGGCCGCTCGCCGGACAGCAcggtgaagaagatcaaccTGCGCCACACGCTCGACCTGGACCGACGGGGTCTGCTGAACCGACAGTTTAACCTTCCACCGCTCAAGGACACGATCGCCGTCCCCAACAATGGCTACGTGGTGCTGCGATTCCGGGCAGATAATCCCG GATATTGGTTGTTCCACTGCCACTTCCAGTTCCACATAGTGATCGGCATGAATCTGGTGGTGCACATCGGCACACATGCCGACCTTCCACCGGTGCCACCGAACTTCCCCCGCTGCGGCAACCACATACCTCCGATAAAGTTTAACTAG